Below is a window of Desulfobotulus mexicanus DNA.
TTTCCGGGGATAATTTTGTCTGTGATCTTGTGATTACTGATATGACCATGCCGGATATGCAGGGCGGTGAGGTCTGTTCCCGAATCAAAGAGATTCGGCCGAATCTGCCCCTTCTTCTGTTTACTGGAAGGGCAGATGTGATACATCAGGAGAAACTGGCATTCATGGGATTTGCCGGGATGGTCACAAAGCCAGCGAAGCATACGGAAGTTGCCGTGAAGATAAGGGAAATTCTGGATATAAAAAAGAATCACTGAAATTTATCAAGCATTAGAATTGCCAATGCTGGATTTTAGTGGGAAGTATTATATGACAGGCTTGTTTAGTATGTCTTTTTTTTTAGGAAAGGTTTAAAATAATCATGAAATCATCCAAACCCTTTTACAGTGTTCCCGAAGCAGCCGCTCTCTGTGGAGTCAGCCGGTCTACCATGTGGACCTGGGTGAAATCCGGCAGTGTTAAAGCCATGACCACTCCAGGCGGTCATCATCGAATTTCTCCTGAAGAAGTGGAACGTCTTCTTGGTGGAGAGGGAACACTTCCCCAGAATAATGATGGTGTTCACCGGGTACTGATAGTGGATGATGATCCCCAGATGGTAAAGATCCTTCAGGCCAAGCTTTCCCGCATGGGCATAGAAACTGAAACTGCAAAAAACGGCTTTGAAGCCGGTGTAAAAGTTACGGAAATGATGCCAGATCTTGTTATTCTGGATCTTTTTATGCCGGGCATGGATGGATTTGAGGTCTGTCAGATGATTAAAGAAAAAAAGGAGCTGAGTGGTATCAAGGTGCTTGCCATGACTGCCTTTGATAAGAAAGATACGGAAGAGACCCTTTTGAAGATGGGTGCTGAGGCCTGCATATCCAAAGCCCTTGATGTGGAATCTTTTATTGAAAAGGTGATGATGGTTCTGTTGGCTCCGCCCCGGTCAGGTGTCAGAAAAAATCATGGATAGGTTATGGAAGTTTTTTTGATTTGAAGTGTTTTCCACTGGAAGACTCATATGCCCAAGGGAGAAATCCACGGCTGTTTGAGATTAAAACGGAAAAAGAACTCATGTTAAAACCCTCTCCCAAGGAGGTGTGGTCACAGAAGGCATTGCAATTTTTGATATACCTATATCCGTACTATTTTAAGGAAATGTCTCAGATGGATAGAAAAAGTATCCGGTATACTCTTTTGGCAAGCATGATGTTCATAATGGTTTCTTCAATTATTATTCTTTCTGTTCTCTGGCTCTCCCTTGAATACAAGGCGTTTTTAAAGAATGCCGAAGACAGCAGAAATGATTTTATCGTTTCTCAGAAATCCATGTTGCAAAGAGATGTGCTGGCCATTTCCACCTTTATCAATTACCGGATTCAGCAGACGGACAGAATACTGAAAAACAATATTGAAAGCAGGGTGCATGAAGCACATGCCCTTGCAAGTCATCTTTTCAATATATTAAGGGGACATCTTGAGGAAGATCAGATTGCTGAAATAATAAGTGAAGCTTTAAGGGTTATTCGTTTTGATAACGGTATTGGATATTATTTTATTTTTTCCATGGAAGGCACCGATATTCTCTTTCCAGACAGGCCCGAAATGAAAGGGAATAATATGCTTTCCGTTCAGGGCGGTAGCGGAGAATATGTTGTGCGGGACATGCTGGAAATAGTAGGTGAAAAAGATGAAGGCTTTTATACCTATAGATGGACAAAGCCCCGGAAAGAAGGCAACGATTACCTTAAAACAGCTTATGTAAAATATTTTGAGCCCCTGGGTTGGGTTATCGGTACCGGATCTTACCTTGATGATGTAACGGACAAGCTGCAGAATGAAGTCCTGGAGTATATTGTTCCCCTGCAGCTTGACGAAGAAGGTTATTTTTTTGGAAGTATAAAAGGTGGTTACCCTCTCTTTACCAATGGAGAGCTGACCCGTGGAGGGGGAAATATAATTGGTCTTACAGATCCTTACGGTATCCCCATTATTCAAAAATACAATGATATTATTGCAGAAAATGGTTCGGGATTCGTTAACTATTCATGGCCAAAGCCAGAGAATTCTCTGCCTTCACCTAAAGTCTCCTTTGTGACTGAAATTCCTGAATGGAGCTGGATTATCGGTGCAGGCGTATACCTTGATTCCATAGAAGAAAAGTTGGTAACAAGACATCAGATGCTACAGAAGGAGCTATTTCAGAAGGCTGGCCTGTCTGTTGGTTTTCTGATTTTTGTATTTTTCCTTGTTTTTATCTGGATACGTAATTTTCTGAGTCGTATCAATGACGATTTTCAAGGTTTTAAGTCTCTTCTCAAAAGATCTGCTGCTGAACGCACTCCCATGGTTGAGGATCGTTTTGATTATTCTGAGTTTAATGAGATGGCCATCA
It encodes the following:
- a CDS encoding response regulator, with product MKSSKPFYSVPEAAALCGVSRSTMWTWVKSGSVKAMTTPGGHHRISPEEVERLLGGEGTLPQNNDGVHRVLIVDDDPQMVKILQAKLSRMGIETETAKNGFEAGVKVTEMMPDLVILDLFMPGMDGFEVCQMIKEKKELSGIKVLAMTAFDKKDTEETLLKMGAEACISKALDVESFIEKVMMVLLAPPRSGVRKNHG